tctATCATCTTCCCTACTAATATCACAACCCCATAATAACTCCCATCCCCATCTTGTAATCACAAGAGCAAGAGACCCACATTTCAAGAGTAAGGGACCCACATAAGCCAGTATTAACCGGTAAAAATCTCACAGTTTAAGACGTGATCACCGGGTATAACCAGTATATCACTATCTTCTTCTAAACTATCTCTGTATAAATACTCTCTCTCTCATCGTCAGCTAATTCTTTCTTCTTCGTCAGTTCTTCCCAAATTTCTCATGCGAAATCCCCCCAGATTTTCCCACTTTGAGAGATCTCACTGTATAAAAACCTCACATCTTCTGGTAATTCCTCTGAAATCTATTGTGTTTTCTTTCAGATCAGATCTGGTTGCATGTGTTTTGATTATTTcctctgattttgattttaatttgtgTAAATCAAAGTATAAATTAGGGATTTCTACTCATGATTTTGATTATTAGTTTTTTCTATTTTGTATTTGGTAAACCTAGAATTATGATTTATGACATTCGTTACTctgatatcatcatcatcatcaacatcgtgATGATTTTATATGTGTGATCGTGTATGGGTAAGAATGGGAATTTGAATATCTTGATGATTTAGGTCTTTTTAAGATTTCAGGATCGTGCTGTGTACTTATGTGTTGCTTTTTTACCATTCTTATGAATCATATCTATTTTTGcttttggctttatctttttgGATTTCAATTGCTATGATTGGCATCtgaaaatgaaattttgaaaggCTGTTGTGCAGAAATAGAATTCTACTTTATAATAGAGTAGGTTGTTGTATGTGCTACAGATGTCCTCAAATTTGGAATAGTATATGTGTGATTGATAGTAATGATGTGTAGGTGTTACTTGAGTTGTTATCATGTTACAATTATCATTGTCTAATACTAGGAATAATGAATTGTATCTTAATTGAAGATTTAATAATCTGGCAGATTCATTGACTGTAATTGAGTTTGATTTTTGGTAAACATTGTAATGAATCAATTGAGCATTGCATCAACTGTTTCCCTTGATTTGGATTGTGTATGTATGATCTTACTCTTCGTTGGACTATTTTAACTATATAGCTGATTTCAGGAGTTCTTTTTATTCTGTTTTGAAGGAACACTAGGTTTGGGAAATGGAGGATGAGAAAGATGTTAAGGGAACTTCTACACGTGAGTGGGAAGTTGTGACTTTAACAGCATCAACTTATGCTGCTGCTCCAGGACCAGAAAGCTTAGAGTCAAGTGATGGTAATCAGATGGATGtcaatgatgatgaagaaacatCTCGGGCAATGTTCATGTCTGGACATTTTGTGTTTCCTCCAAGCCAGCACGAAAATTTACCGTTGTTGTCTGATGAGAATGAGAATGAAAAGGCTGGATATGAAATGGATGTAGGGGGTTCTGACAaaaacgatgaagaaaattggaatgctagaagAATGGCAGGTTCAGATGAGTTACATGGAATTCAGTTTTTTGATGAAAGCGGTAAGAGGTTATCTGTTCGGCCGTCTGAGTTTGAGGAGGAGAGGTCTCTGCTTGGCCTAGATTTGAATGACAAAGAGCAGAGTATCTATGATGCTTCAACCCTTAGCTCGATTCACAATGAAGCAGATATAAGCAGATCGAATTTatatgatgaaaactcatctgttCCTGAATCTAGTGATCCAGTACTGTCAAACCAAGATTCTTTGAGTCCTACAAATGTGAACAAATTCAATGAATCTGGCCTTCCTTGTGAAGCATGGTGGAAAAGGCGCGCAGCTTCCTTGATTGCGCAAGCAAAGGATGCAAACGCCATTTGGTCGGTTGTTGTTGCTGCAACTTTGATGGGGCTTGTAATCCTTGGACAACGGTGGCAATCTCAGCATGTCAAGTGGCAAACCATTGTTGGTGATGAGGTATTccatctgaaaaaaaaaaaaactttaatgtTGTAGGATTTTTTTCCCTTTTCCTACATCTGAATAGGCATGTTCATTTCCAGCTACTAGAGAAATTGTCCTTATTAATTATGATCTTGTAGCCTCTAGTTGTACTAGGTCTCAGTTTTATCTCCCATATTTTTTCACTAGTAGGCGTGTCTATCCTATCACATTTCAATAGTATTTTTCCATCTTGTGATTCCAATTCACCAGTATGAAAAACCTCTATTTGGTAATGTGTTTACTGTCGACAAATCTTACTTGTTAACTAAGTAAGAGTAAGATCTTATGGCTGTGTCGCTGAAGTATCCTTGCATCTACATTGTTTTGgttctgattttttttattttttagacttTGTGAAGTCTTTATAGTATAACCCGAGCATAGAAAATGCCATTACTATCAAATAAGAAAAGCTTCCATTACTATCAAATAAGAAAAGCAAGAATGTATTTGTCAAACGAATGATCGAACTTCACACTGAACCTCTTTTTAAGAAATCTGGATAATGAGTCGTCAGAGTGTACTTGCATTCCACTCATAAAGTCTTATGGTAATAGATATCATCTGCTTGACTGCTACTAGTGATAAGCGTTTTATTGTGCCAATGCTCAAATCACAACTATCATCAATTAAGTTGACTTGGTTTTTGTTGGCCAAAACAAATCTTGAAGTTTATATTAACATGGTCAGGCCCTTTATTTTGCTAAAACTATTGTAAAATTAGGTAACAAATACCAAATGGCAGTAGATGGTATTTTAACATAATTTGAATCAATACGATCAAGATAAACATTCGTTTCCTGTCTGGCAGAACTTGAAGTAAACTGTTGATTTCGGGTTCGTAAGCTAGGAAAATTGGTAATTTGGGACTGTTCTGTTTGTGTTACGTGTGTTGTGATTGAATTTATGAAAGTCGTCAATCTGACTGCACTAAATATTCTAGTTCTGTCTAGCAACTGCCTTGTCTGAACTGACTGTTTTAAACGATTTTTGCATTTGACAGAGGATGGCCAGGATGTTAGGCCCCATATCTCGATTAAAAGATGTTTTTGTTAGCAGTCATGGATCTGGTAATCTCATCAAAGTAGTTCGAAATGATCTTTAAGAcaatgactaaaagaaaaaagagcACGGCAGGAAGTACAGAAGTAGAGATACTTTATAAGCTAGTTCTGCAGTTAGTGCTTTTTATGCTATATTAGGATGGATTTGTAATTTACTGTATCCTAATAAAAGCATGGCCTAAATTCTGTTCATTTACTTTTATCCAGAGATAATTCTTGTTTGTGGTAGTCTTTATCTACTCACTTTGATCAATCTATACATAGTATATATACATAACCTTCTCTATCTTCTTTGGTTCTGTAAATGAAAATTATGATTGCTAGACTTTTGTTCTTGTGTCAAGTCATTTATATTATGCATCCACTTAATCCTGTTTTAGGGTCCATGCATGTCTGTTTAATAAGTTTTTCAATAGGGATTTTTTTTAGAAGAATGAGAATGAAGCTGGGGGTCTTACAGAGAAGGATGGATATGAAATGGAGATAGGGCCATAGGGGGTAGATCTGACGAGAATGATGAATAAAATTATGTTAGTAGAATGGCAGGTTCAGACGAGTTACATGGAATTCAGTTTTTTGATGCAAGTGGCAAGAGGTTATCTTTTCGACCCTCTGAGTTGGAGGAGGGAGGTCTATGCTTGGCCTAGATTTGAATGACAAAGAGACTTTCAACCGTTTGCTCTATTCACAATGAAGCAGATATAAGTGGATCAAACCAAGACTTGTCTTTAGATTCTGCAAGTCCTATAGAACCGAACAAATTTGATGATCTGGCCTTGCAAGTCCTACAAAACCGAACAAATTTAATGAATCTGGCCTTGGTGACTGCTAGTagtgatgagtttttttttttttttttttcaaatcccaACCATCATCAATAAACAAAATCTTGAAGTTTATGCTTTGCCCACCTGTGAATTTTATTGTTTGATTAAAGCAGAGATAAGTCGATCCATGAACAAATTTGGATGCATAAGCTATGTAATGAGTCGGAAAAATTTTATAGACTACCTGCAAAATAAGATTAATGTTACAGTGCAGTATCATTCATCTGGTTGACAACAAAAATGAAAGATTTTGCCAAAGAAAACAATAAACTCGTCTGTAGCAGCTACATATTCAACAGCAGAAGCAATTATATACAGCACTGTTTTGATAAAACTTGTTAAGCGTATCGATTCTACAGTTACATATGAATATGTTACATCAGGAAAATCTACTCCTGCCAGACCTTTACCGCTGCATGTTATGTTCAtccattaaaaaaacaaaaaagcttGGTGGAATTCGTCCCATGATAAAACACTTCCATTttattgaaaagaaaaatgaaaaatcataacaaTAGTACTTTGACAATGACATAGGCCCTGATAAATAACAGGAAACAGTAAAACCAAGTACATGAGCTAGATATACTACTTTGGCCTGAATCTCTTACGGCTTATCCTTATATGTTCTTCGCTTGTAGGTTTCTGCATAAGTACCCGAGTTGAGTGAAACTAAACTTTCCAaataaatctctctctctctccagaaTGGACGGGAAATATTCTAATGCTTCCAATTTCCTCATCATGCAAACTATAACCCCAGGGCACATAAGTATTAATCAAATGATCATTATCTAAACACAATACAGGCCTAAAGAAAACACTTTGTGTTATTGGTAGAGAAACCAATTTGGTCATTGGTAGTCTGTTTTTGGTGGATAACCTAGTCCAAGATTCTTGCACTCCATGATCCTGCATCATCCATGCATCAATATACAAAATGTCATCGTACGAAACTAGACAAAGGCAATCTCCCAACAGTCCTAAACGTCCGTACGTTTTTGTAATTTCTGAAGCTGGACCTGGACATCAATGAGTTTCTCGTTACTAAAGAAACTATAGCTTTAGTGGAAATTCCTTGGGAGGTGATAACTCCTATCCAGTGAATAGCTCCGTTGGCAAGAACACCTGGATTATTTCCTTGTTGACGAAACAAGCAAGTGGTTATGGTCTTAACAGGCTTCCACCAGTCTGTTCTTAACGTATACACATCAACCTTACATCCCGTTCGTTTCAAGGAATTGTATTCCTTAGAATCCAACTCCTAGGGAATGCAtccaattccttgaaccgaacgggGAAACTCTCGTGAAGTATGAAACTATCTACGTTCTACATATGCAACCATTAACCCAGCACGTATTCTTCAATTGAAAGAAAACTTATCAACTATTCAAAAGGGTAACTCTTCCATCTCTGAATATATTCTGAAGATTAAGGAAATATCTGATTCCTTGGCAGACGTTCTTCAACCAGTGTCTGATCTTGAGCTAGTTTCCACAACTCTACGTGGATTGGGTGCTGATTGGTCTAATATTTGCACAACAGTCATAGCTCGGACCACTCTTCCTACCTTTACTAAAGTTCATGCTTTACTATTACATCATGAATCTCATCTTCAATATTTGCAAAATCTGCAAACACACGCTGCTGATATTCACAAtccagtttctttttttttttgagctccTGCTGGTCGTGTTGGTCAACAACAACAGAACTCACCTCAACAACATAACTCTGGTCGTGGTCTCTCCAACAATTCTGGTCGTGGCAGTGGAGGAGGTTTTGGTTGTGGTAACTACTTCAACTCTTACCGAGGTGGCTACAATAATTCTGGTAGTCGAACTAATTGGAATAATGGTTGGAATGGCAATGCAAATACTAATGGTTGGAACAATGGTGGTCGTGCTAGCAAAAATGGTGGATTTCAGTCTACTTCTTATGGTCGGGGTCGCAACAACAACATGGGCTCTGTGCTTGGTCCACCACCTCAAAACTAAGTTGTTACTTGTCAGTGGTGTGGTGTGAAGGTTCATACAGCTCAGTCCTGTCATCGGCTTGCACAAACTCCAAACTTTTATCTCCCACAGGCCTTTTCATCTTTGCAAGTTCAACCAATGCCGTATGAAAACCAGTGGTTTGCTGATACAGCTGCATCTGCACACATGAGATCGGATTCCTCTCAGATGACAAACCGTTATGATTATAATGGTAATGATAAAGTTCTAGTTGGTGATGGTAAACTATTACCTATCACAGGAATTGGTGACATTACTCTTCACTCTCCTTCCTCCAAATTGCTACTGAAAAACACATTACATGTTCCATCACTTGCCAAGAATCTTATCTATGTTGGCCAACTTACTCGTGACTCtaactgtgttttttttttgaccgTGATGGTTTTTGCATTCAGGATCAACTAACAGGAGCTCTTCTGTACAAGGGAAAGAATGACGATGGACTGTATACTATTTTCCCTAGTGCTTCATCAGATTCTCGATTGTCTTCTGTTCCAGCCTTATCTGCTACCATTATTGGTGTTCGAACTAGTCCCACTGTGTGGCATATGTGCTTGGAAATCCTAATGATACTATTTTTAATTCTCTCAAGACTCGTTTATTGTTTGATTCTAGTCTTTGTTCTTCTAAGTCTATCTGCTCTAGTTGTGTAGGAGCTAAACACCATCGTATTCCATTTTCATCTAGAAATGATTATTCCAATAAAATTGATGCTGTTATACActcagatttatggggtcctgcgCCTTTTCTTTCTAATTGTGGTTTTCGTTATTTTCTTCTATTTGTTGATGAATGCTCTCGCTTCTCTTGGGTCTACTTTCTGTCTGATAAAACACAAGTCTTTCGTTGCTTTCTCAACTTCCAAGCTATGATAGAGAAACAGTTCTCTACAACTATACGAGTACTCCAAACTGATAGTGGTACTGAATATGCTAATCTATTGAAATCTTACTTATTTGAACACGGTATTCTAAGTCAATCTTCTTGTCATAGCACGCCTCAAAAAAATGGCCTTGCTGAACGAAAGATTCATCATATTACTGAAACAGGTCGTGCTTTGATGCTTCAAAGTGGTTTTCCTGAGAGTTTTTGGGCTGAATTTTATGCAACATCTGTTTATTTGATAAATCGTCTCCCTACTCCAGTTTTATCCAATAATTCTCCCTATTTTTTTGTTCAAAATCGCCTTCCTGACTATGATTTTTTGAAAGCTTTTGGTTGCCGCTGTTATCCACTTTTGaatcaatttcgaagtaaaaaaTTGCAGCCAAAAACTCTACTGTGTGTATTCCTTGGATATAGTGATCGCCATAAGGGATACAAATGCCTAGAAGTTAAGAGCAACAAGATTTATATCTCTCGTCATGTTATATTTGATGAATCAATGCTCCCTTACCCAACTGATGTTGGTGCTAAAGCTTCTTCTCTTTCCTCTAATACGGCTACTGCCACTCTGTAAAAATTCCATCATGATTGGACCATGATGCATTTATTTGTCGATCAAAACAGTTGAAAgaataatttttcaatttttagggttaACCATATGTTTTGGGCCCATATGCTAATAGTTTCAAACTTATTAACAATGGGCCTGAATACTTCATATATAATGGATCGTacatgtttatattcattaacCATGACCTTGTCAACCCAATGGACCGGGTCTTGACCAAATAGTTGACCAGACTTTGACTAAACCAATTCGActcttattttactttttttttgactcagaagtacttgagcaccattaaagAGTCTATGATGTAGAAGTATGTGTGCACAAGACAATACTTTCGTCATAAAAAATTCTTCCACTTATGAATATACACCATTCAAAGAGGAAGCCATACCTTCAACATTTCCAAGGCGACATATTAACTTCAGACGACGTAATGCTTTGAAGGAAGTTTGTCTGAACATTCATTTTCACCAAAAATTGAATGTtcagtgggatgtaatccacttgttAAACTATAATGAGTCAATAAATTTGACAGTGATATGTTGTAATTAAAAGCGCACCTCAATTTTGTGTAAATAAACTCACAAAAGTTTTCATAAGTCAGAGATATAATTCTGGCTCCATCAGTAGTGATACAAAGTAAATGTATCTATCTATAATGGGACAAAGATGTAATTATGACTCGTATAAATCAAAGTTGCAAATCTTGGTATAAGTATTTTAATGAGAATGGTACAAGCATTGTAAAGCAAGTATCATATACTAGTAGTCAACTATAAGAGATATAAGGAGTTTAAAGGAAAACGAACTCACTATATTCTTGGAGAATGTCATATCCTAGCTAGACGTTAACATTAATGGAAACAAGAACTTTTCCAATATTTCTTATTGTCTATCTTTATTCAATCGAATTCGTATGGTTAGATTTTATATTCTGCATGATTTGATCCTAAACTATTGTTTACATGATAATTTGACCGATATTATAATAActaaaataaagaaatttttttatgCGAAGAATTATATCAAGTGTATGCTCTTGTGGAATGAAAAGAATATCATTTACACGAGACTGAAATCCTCTAGAGCACTTGAGATATGCTCAAAAGTACTTGAGTTATAAGGATCAATCGTACATTATGATGAAAGGTATATCATCTTCATGAACGGTAacactctaaagtaaatgagatagattttattttattacgtaataaggtcacaccacttattacacgaaactcttaagtaatttaaattagttgttgaactatttccttataatgtgactacaacGATTGGATCATCGGGCGCAgcattgctcaaaatttgttttcaagatagaacaaagacgccGCAAAACCTCTagatgtaccgagagataatcacaccttgttataaCATGTGCAATGAAAtcctggaggacgctccgaagttttaaatgattctagagaacaatgaaatcctgacggactatgcgaatgcacatgagtcaatggaaggatcatgcgtgcacagtgatgatataatccataaatagtttctccagaagtagagcacaatgagatcgaaccatgctttattttcattaatttcaaataaataacatatttggcctatacaatccaggtagaacttagttctttggcaaatatacatGTATATGGTGTGGTAAtactaaccaaccaagtgtaaagcctattggacatacataattaatttgtcataaagcataatgagaagaaagtagtcttaaattacaaagactcgccttgtggcgcgaggtttctcacaaggacttgaaatgcagcatctgtatgtggttgttacgtatctctgaaagaatcaagagataaaagatatttagaaaagtacttgatagacttttgtttcccaaatcaaatgaATTTAAACCACAGAggtgtttacagttagatagaacgctcacttatagattcaagcaatcaggcgtatgtggtatacccgtctaagtggctatttgatttggaggggatagacaagtaagttatttttccttgcgtattcataagaaagttcctgatttggagttgtaactatttatgttgatggtacatacatgatgtgtactcttgatgtaataagagaccttaaaagctatttaaaatccgaatttgagatgaaaaatctaaggAAAGCTCGATCAAATActaagcttgtggtatattattccgccatgttgatagtggtttttaggttagggttaacatcgtaaaaccttagtcaaacagtgacgttacacttgagtaataatgtccccactagcacatttattaaaccattcaacatgtctgcgtaaaattaccggggtaccttttttttatgtatatgccatgctccacgacaGAGTCCTTGGTACTgaatggcatcatctctacacatgccagccgcgcatgctagccaagcgtgccaatcacgcgtgccaatcacgcgtgccacatattttaaactagggtttcgacacgctaaaccctaatagccatatctccgcgccaatgacatgccatgccagccacatctccgcgccaaaggcattccaaccatgccagcctcaccaccatgccaatggcatgccatgccagccacatctccgcgccaaaggcatgccaaccatgccagacgcaccaccgtgccaatgtcatgccatgcaagacacaactccgcgccaaaggcatgccaaccataccagccacaccaccgtgccaatggcatgccatgccagccacatctNNNNNNNNNNNNNNNNNNNNNNNNNNNNNNNNNNNNNNNNNNNNNNNNNNNNNNNNNNNNNNNNNNNNgcgccaatggaatgccaaccatgccagccgcaccaccgttccaatgacatgccattccagccatatctccgcgccataggcatgccaaccataccagccgctccaccgtgccaatggcatgccatgccagccacatctccacaccaaaggcatgccaaccatgccagccgcaccaccttgccaatggcatgccacaccagccacatctctgcgccaaaggcatgccaaccatgccagccgcaccactgtgccaatgacatgccatgccatgccagccatatatctgtgccaaaggcataccaaccatgcaagccgcaccatagggccaatggcataccatgccagccacacctctgcaccaaagccatgccggccatgcctccatgccgctggatactaaacgaagggttgcaacaatcaacgaccaccctttcttcTGAGgtgcaaatctcatccgtccaagttcgccaccaaacgcgtgacaacttttgtcccaatgccaagccctaattttggccgcgcctaaaactatgccaaaactgtagcttggccgcgcctaaaccatgccaaagccatgccgatggctgccgaacgaagggttgcaacaatcaacgaccactctttattcggagatgcaaatatcagccgtccaagttcgccaccaaacgcgtggcaacttttggcccaatgccaagccctaattttggtcgcgcctaaactatgccaaaaccctaattttggctgcgcctaaaactatgccaaaatcctagtttggccgcgcctaaaccatgccaaagacatgccggccatgactccatgccgctggctgccaaacagagggttgcaacaatcaacggctacccctcattttgagacgcaaatctcagccatacaagcttgccaccaaaccaaaaaatttgtggaaacctcttggctgcgatgccaaagttccacggtttgttccaaaccctaatttggatcgcgccaagagcatgcacgagccgtgctggccatgcctccatgtcgctggcctCCAAACGGAGGGCTGCAAAAATCAACGACTATCCATCCTTCTAAGACGCAAATCTCCGCCGTACAAGATTGCCACCC
The nucleotide sequence above comes from Papaver somniferum cultivar HN1 chromosome 8, ASM357369v1, whole genome shotgun sequence. Encoded proteins:
- the LOC113305009 gene encoding protein FAM98A-like, producing MAGSDELHGIQFFDASGKRLSFRPSELEEGAPAGRVGQQQQNSPQQHNSGRGLSNNSGRGSGGGFGCGNYFNSYRGGYNNSGSRTNWNNGWNGNANTNGWNNGGRASKNGGFQSTSYGRGRNNNMGSVLGPPPQN
- the LOC113304348 gene encoding ATG8-interacting protein 1-like, translated to MEDEKDVKGTSTREWEVVTLTASTYAAAPGPESLESSDGNQMDVNDDEETSRAMFMSGHFVFPPSQHENLPLLSDENENEKAGYEMDVGGSDKNDEENWNARRMAGSDELHGIQFFDESGKRLSVRPSEFEEERSLLGLDLNDKEQSIYDASTLSSIHNEADISRSNLYDENSSVPESSDPVLSNQDSLSPTNVNKFNESGLPCEAWWKRRAASLIAQAKDANAIWSVVVAATLMGLVILGQRWQSQHVKWQTIVGDERMARMLGPISRLKDVFVSSHGSGNLIKVVRNDL